Proteins encoded in a region of the Veillonella parvula genome:
- the dnaX gene encoding DNA polymerase III subunit gamma/tau, producing the protein MAYIALYRKYRPQTFTDVVGQHQVSDTLMRAIREDKVAHAYLFAGPRGTGKTSMAKIFARAINCEHGPTDHPCNECSACKSILSGQSMDVLEIDAASNRGIDEVRALRESVKFMPVEGRKKVFIIDEAHMLTTEAWNALLKTIEEPPAHVMFIFATTEIEKLPVTIVSRCQRYTFRRITSDDIAQRLSYVAEKEGFSLDSAAAQLIAVHADGGLRDALSILDQCAGMATGSITPQVVEELIGLVSKEWIIHFLDALRNGDGPKVLSYVHDALAEGRDATQIMEALIQHVRALLVGKVAPDADELKVYDAFKDEFLAQANSVDFNELNQYVRSAQSIMNDSKQVDNPRTIIEMGLLVLCAKLGSVDESLEDRIYALESAERSERNDLLNRMAQLEQRGPAAPTPAYGANAFGPPSGYANSFVPVDNAAVQNTSMSSIQDTAVGTVPPPSSVGMTPPPANVGMTPPPMGAPGSTPPPMNGVGMAPPPLGGVGMAPPPNNGDPVSRKTTRNQAKGRAKKGISTQAIISEQILSAQEYRNVQSNVIKYLKDSNRNMTSTVIGQGQLVYVDQSKAVMAFKNTLHLNVMTNEVNLAEAVDAFTYTLGYAVHVEIVDALTQVYKDYKKAAGSTTQRQVKAPQRPQEPMVDVKTTSGGQPTQMDLTNDPQESKPDSAAVDAAKAAAMAFLAKKTGGAVANTVVSDSANTTTIAASETALGAGVETEPASGGDVPITSFDGSPATQVPDGEIPIESLAGSIEGDDIPVHSFDDVPVDDMEDSYVSSLDDMPPHPLDSVTVISEDGEVLERPMDSGAHIEVEAVPKSDGGESREVTPHQGDDNDMLSAAPIEVEAIDSVTVAREYAWDPEHMTEEERNNPLLAETLEKLSEDHDIIVEVIEE; encoded by the coding sequence ATGGCATATATTGCGCTATATCGTAAGTATCGACCGCAGACATTTACCGATGTGGTCGGTCAGCATCAGGTGTCTGATACATTGATGCGCGCTATCCGTGAGGATAAGGTAGCTCACGCCTATTTATTTGCCGGTCCGCGGGGGACTGGTAAGACGAGCATGGCGAAGATTTTTGCGCGCGCTATCAACTGCGAGCATGGTCCAACGGATCACCCTTGTAACGAATGTAGTGCTTGTAAATCGATTTTGAGTGGACAGTCCATGGACGTTCTTGAAATCGACGCCGCATCCAATCGCGGTATCGATGAGGTTCGTGCTCTTCGTGAAAGCGTCAAATTTATGCCTGTTGAGGGGCGTAAAAAGGTGTTCATTATAGACGAAGCCCACATGCTCACTACAGAGGCGTGGAACGCGCTTTTAAAAACAATCGAAGAACCTCCTGCTCATGTGATGTTTATCTTTGCCACTACAGAAATTGAAAAATTGCCTGTTACTATCGTGTCTCGTTGTCAGCGGTACACTTTTAGACGCATTACATCTGATGATATCGCACAACGCTTATCTTACGTAGCAGAAAAAGAAGGCTTTAGCCTTGATTCTGCGGCAGCGCAGCTCATTGCTGTTCATGCAGATGGTGGCTTGCGTGATGCCTTGAGTATTTTAGACCAATGTGCAGGTATGGCAACGGGCTCTATTACACCGCAAGTGGTGGAAGAATTAATCGGTCTCGTAAGTAAGGAATGGATTATTCACTTCCTAGATGCTTTGCGTAACGGAGATGGCCCTAAAGTATTATCCTACGTTCACGATGCCTTGGCAGAAGGTCGCGATGCGACGCAAATTATGGAAGCCCTCATTCAACATGTGCGTGCCTTGCTCGTTGGTAAGGTGGCTCCTGATGCGGATGAGCTCAAGGTATACGATGCCTTTAAGGATGAGTTCCTAGCTCAGGCCAATAGCGTTGATTTCAATGAACTTAACCAATATGTGCGCAGTGCTCAATCCATCATGAATGATTCGAAACAAGTGGACAATCCAAGAACTATCATCGAAATGGGTCTACTCGTGCTTTGTGCTAAATTAGGCTCTGTTGATGAAAGCTTAGAAGACCGTATATATGCTCTAGAAAGTGCTGAGCGATCTGAACGAAATGATTTATTGAACCGCATGGCTCAATTGGAACAACGAGGCCCAGCGGCTCCTACACCAGCTTATGGTGCTAATGCATTTGGTCCACCTAGCGGCTATGCGAACAGCTTTGTTCCTGTAGATAATGCTGCTGTACAGAATACTTCCATGAGTAGTATTCAAGATACTGCTGTTGGCACTGTGCCACCTCCAAGCAGCGTAGGCATGACACCACCGCCTGCGAATGTGGGGATGACTCCACCACCGATGGGAGCACCAGGTAGTACACCTCCTCCGATGAATGGAGTGGGCATGGCTCCGCCACCATTGGGCGGCGTTGGCATGGCGCCACCACCGAATAATGGGGACCCAGTTTCCCGAAAAACCACAAGAAACCAAGCTAAGGGTCGTGCTAAAAAAGGAATTAGTACACAGGCCATCATTAGTGAACAAATCTTATCTGCTCAAGAGTATCGTAATGTACAATCCAATGTCATTAAATACTTGAAGGATAGTAATCGCAATATGACCTCTACCGTTATCGGTCAAGGTCAGCTAGTGTACGTAGACCAAAGCAAGGCGGTCATGGCCTTTAAAAATACATTACATCTCAATGTAATGACCAATGAAGTGAACTTGGCGGAAGCGGTTGATGCTTTCACCTATACACTGGGCTATGCAGTACACGTAGAAATCGTGGATGCCCTCACGCAAGTTTATAAAGACTATAAAAAGGCTGCTGGTAGCACCACACAACGCCAAGTAAAAGCACCCCAACGACCACAAGAACCGATGGTTGACGTAAAGACGACCTCTGGTGGGCAACCGACACAAATGGATTTAACCAATGATCCTCAAGAGAGTAAGCCTGATTCTGCAGCCGTGGACGCGGCTAAGGCTGCGGCGATGGCATTCTTAGCTAAGAAAACCGGCGGTGCCGTTGCAAATACGGTAGTTAGTGATAGTGCGAATACAACTACAATAGCTGCATCAGAAACTGCATTAGGAGCTGGCGTAGAAACAGAGCCAGCATCCGGTGGTGATGTGCCAATTACATCCTTTGATGGTAGTCCTGCGACACAGGTGCCAGATGGTGAAATTCCTATTGAGTCTCTAGCAGGTTCTATAGAAGGGGATGATATTCCAGTTCATTCCTTTGATGATGTGCCTGTAGATGATATGGAGGATTCTTATGTATCATCCTTAGATGATATGCCGCCACATCCATTAGATAGTGTGACTGTTATCAGCGAGGATGGCGAAGTGTTAGAGCGCCCTATGGATAGCGGTGCGCATATTGAGGTTGAAGCTGTCCCAAAGTCTGATGGGGGTGAATCTCGTGAGGTAACCCCGCATCAAGGTGATGACAATGATATGCTTTCAGCAGCACCTATTGAAGTAGAGGCTATCGATAGTGTTACGGTGGCTCGAGAATACGCTTGGGATCCAGAGCATATGACAGAAGAGGAACGAAACAATCCTCTCTTGGCGGAAACGTTAGAAAAATTATCTGAAGACCATGACATCATAGTCGAGGTTATCGAAGAATAG